The genomic segment CGCGGGCGAGGAGAACGCGCTGGAACTGGCCGCCGGAGAGCCCCGCGAGGGGGCGCGCGCCAAGCCCCGGCACGCCGGTGCGCGCAAGCGCCGCCTCCGCCTCGGCCTCGCTCACCCGGCGCGGCAGCGACAGAAACCGGCGCACGCTCATCGGCAGGCTCGCGTCGATATGGAGCTTTTGCGGCACATAGCCGATCACCAGCCCCGGCGCGCGGGTCACGACGCCGGTCGCTGCGGGCTCGAGCCCGATCAGCGCCCGGATCAGCGTCGATTTCCCCGAGCCGTTGGGCCCGACGACGGTCACGATCTCGCCCGTGCGGATCGCGAAGCGCACCCCCGAGAGCACCACCGTCTCCCCGTGGCGAACGGAGAGATTTTCCGCCGAAATCAGAGGCTTGTCACGCGACATTGAGACGATCCTTGCAGCCCGGGCACAGCCCCAGCGCCTCGATATTGGCGCGCTCCACCGTGAAGCCGAGCGCCCCCGCCGCAGCCTCGAGCGCCGCGCGCACCGGCGCCGCGGCGGCCTCGGCCACGCCATCGCATTCGCGGCAGATCAGGAACACCGGCGCATGATCCTCGCCCGGGTGCATGCAGGCAGCAAAGGCGTTGAGGCGGCGCACCCGATGCGCGAGCCCATGCTCGGTGAGGAATTCGAGCGCGCGATAGGCCACCGGCGGCTGGTTGCCAAAGCCCTCGGCGGCGAGCCGGTCGAGCACCTCATAGGCCCCCATCGCACGATGCGCCTCGAGCAGGATCTCGAGCGTGCGCCGGCGCACCGGAGTGAGCCGCAGCCCCCGCCGCGCGGCCTCGGCCTCGGCGCGCGCCAGCGTGTCGCCCGCGCAGTGGGCGTGGTCATGGGGGGAAAAGGCGGAGGGCTCGACGGAAGTCATGTTATGGTATCACATTTCACTTGACATGTTATGTCATAACATAAATACATCGAGCCCCAACCACAAGCCGGAGACCGCCATGCGCCCGATTTCTTTCGCCCTGCCTGCCCTGCTCGCCGCCCTGCCCGCCGCAGCCGAGGTGCCGCGGGTGGTCACCGATCTGCCCGCGGTGCAGTCTCTCGCGGCGCAGGTGATGGGCGATCTGGGCACGCCCGAGATCCTGCTCGCACAGGGCGCCGACGCGCATCACTACCAGATGAAGCCCTCGCAGGCGGCAGCACTTCAAGATGCGGGGTTGATCCTCTGGGTCGGGCCGGAGATGACGCCCTGGCTCGAGCGCGCCCGCGCCGCGATGGCCCCCGAGGCGCCCTCGCTCGCGCTGCTCGATGCCGAAGGCACGTTCCGGCGCAGCTTCGCGGCGGGCGCGCATGACCACGACCATGAGGCCGAGGCCGAGGCTGCGGGCGAGGACGACCACGATCATGAGGGCGTCGACCCGCATGCCTGGCTCGACCCGCAAAACGGGCAGGTCTGGCTCGGCCTGATCGCCGCGGAGCTGGGCCGCCTCGACCCGGAAAACGCCGCAACCTACGCCGCCAATGCCGCCGCCGCGCAGGCCCGCCTCGCCGATCTCGACGCCGCGCTGACGGCCGAGCTCGCCCCCGTCGCAGGCAAACCCTTCGTCACCTTCCATGAGGCCTACGGCTATTTCGCCGATCATTACGGGCTCGCCGCCGCCGGGTCGATCGCGCTCGGCGATGCCACCGAGCCGGGCGCCGCGCATCTGGCCGAGCTGCAAGCCGAGATGGCCAAGGACGGCATCGTCTGCGCCTTCCCCGAGGGCCAGCACGACCCGCGCCAGCTCGCCCAGCTCGTCGAGGGCACGGGCGTGCGGATCGGCGATGCGCTCGACCCTTCGGGCAGCACTTTGCCTTATGGGCCGGGGCTTTACGAGGCGCTCCTGCGCGGGCTCGGGGCCTCGATCTCGGCCTGTCTCAAGGGCTGAGAACGCGAAAGCCCCGCCAAAAGCGGGGCTTTCCGACACTCCCCCGGGGAGAGATCAGGCCTTCATCTCGACGCCCAGATAGCGCGCGACCGAGAAGATATCCTTGTCGCCGCGGCCCGAAAGGTTGACCACGATGATATGGTCCTTGGGCAGGCTCGGCGCGATCTTCGTGACATGGGCGAGCGCGTGGCTCGGCTCGAGCGCGGGGATGATCCCCTCGAGCCGGCACAGCATCTGGAAGGCCTCGAGCGCCTCGTCATCGGTGACCGAGACATATTGCGCGCGGCCGATGTCGTGGAGCCAGGCGTGTTCCGGGCCGATGCCGGGGTAATCGAGCCCCGCCGAGATCGAATGGCCCTCGAGGATCTGGCCGTCCTCGTCTTGCAGAAGATAGGTGCGGTTGCCGTGCAGCACGCCCGGGCGCCCGCCGGTGAGCG from the Rhodobacter xanthinilyticus genome contains:
- a CDS encoding ATP-binding cassette domain-containing protein, encoding MSRDKPLISAENLSVRHGETVVLSGVRFAIRTGEIVTVVGPNGSGKSTLIRALIGLEPAATGVVTRAPGLVIGYVPQKLHIDASLPMSVRRFLSLPRRVSEAEAEAALARTGVPGLGARPLAGLSGGQFQRVLLARALLARPEILILDEPTQGLDQPGTAAFYRLIEEVRRESGCAVLMVSHDLHVVMSASDRVICLNGHVCCEGTPRVVSEAPEYRALFGLGTGGAFALYRHVHDHDHEADAARAPHAPHPHDCECDHDHA
- a CDS encoding Fur family transcriptional regulator, with amino-acid sequence MTSVEPSAFSPHDHAHCAGDTLARAEAEAARRGLRLTPVRRRTLEILLEAHRAMGAYEVLDRLAAEGFGNQPPVAYRALEFLTEHGLAHRVRRLNAFAACMHPGEDHAPVFLICRECDGVAEAAAAPVRAALEAAAGALGFTVERANIEALGLCPGCKDRLNVA
- a CDS encoding zinc ABC transporter substrate-binding protein, which translates into the protein MRPISFALPALLAALPAAAEVPRVVTDLPAVQSLAAQVMGDLGTPEILLAQGADAHHYQMKPSQAAALQDAGLILWVGPEMTPWLERARAAMAPEAPSLALLDAEGTFRRSFAAGAHDHDHEAEAEAAGEDDHDHEGVDPHAWLDPQNGQVWLGLIAAELGRLDPENAATYAANAAAAQARLADLDAALTAELAPVAGKPFVTFHEAYGYFADHYGLAAAGSIALGDATEPGAAHLAELQAEMAKDGIVCAFPEGQHDPRQLAQLVEGTGVRIGDALDPSGSTLPYGPGLYEALLRGLGASISACLKG